The following coding sequences lie in one Pontibacter sp. G13 genomic window:
- a CDS encoding OmpA family protein, translating to MNHKCLIAILAIFTISLNAGVSQNNQNRWMAGMSGIFLDYQTILNGSLAEFRTFDPGVSISAHTYLNKFTNLSINTSFIPETVYPLGDGLTLGTSLLDLNAQVKLKSNGTIFREDAFFAPYIGTGFGVNAASNNYRLYVPGTFGVLLQVNEVFSFQIEGTYRMKLQEGQTQPLSYSAGFVFGIPSYENDEEPEPIEPATEEEEIRPNLASLQDSDGDGVPDRDDLCPNEKGKAMYLGCPDESESTDAEELIAAGTSESSLDISDMSGSSDQYAAPSSQDLQYLSDAMENVYFEEGSDELTFDSFAVLDTVANILGKYPNYSLQVLGHADAMGSDSKNMVLSVKRAFKVKYYLVYEKDIKMARITSDGYSSTIPVSDNETEEGRAMNRRVEFKLVPQTMTSDQYGFGS from the coding sequence ATGAACCATAAATGTCTCATTGCGATCCTTGCGATCTTCACGATCTCTCTGAATGCTGGTGTTAGCCAGAACAACCAGAATCGTTGGATGGCTGGGATGTCGGGCATTTTCCTCGATTATCAAACGATCCTGAACGGTTCTCTCGCAGAATTTCGGACCTTTGATCCAGGGGTTTCCATCAGTGCCCACACCTACCTTAACAAGTTCACCAATCTCTCCATCAACACCTCTTTCATCCCTGAAACGGTGTATCCCCTTGGAGATGGTTTGACCTTGGGAACTTCCTTGCTCGACCTGAACGCTCAGGTGAAACTCAAATCCAATGGAACCATCTTCCGTGAGGATGCATTTTTTGCGCCCTACATCGGAACAGGATTTGGGGTGAATGCTGCTTCCAACAATTACCGGTTGTATGTACCCGGAACTTTTGGAGTACTGCTTCAGGTCAATGAGGTTTTCAGTTTTCAGATAGAAGGAACCTATCGAATGAAGCTTCAAGAGGGACAAACTCAGCCGCTGAGTTACTCTGCCGGTTTTGTCTTTGGCATTCCTTCTTATGAAAATGATGAAGAGCCTGAGCCTATCGAACCCGCCACTGAGGAGGAGGAAATTCGACCAAATCTGGCCAGTCTGCAAGATTCAGATGGAGATGGAGTACCTGATCGAGATGACCTCTGTCCCAATGAAAAGGGAAAGGCCATGTACCTTGGATGCCCAGACGAAAGCGAATCTACTGATGCAGAAGAATTGATCGCTGCCGGAACCTCAGAATCTTCTTTGGATATCAGCGACATGTCTGGATCTAGTGATCAGTACGCGGCTCCGTCCTCCCAAGACCTTCAGTATCTCTCCGACGCAATGGAGAACGTCTACTTCGAGGAGGGTTCTGATGAACTTACCTTTGACAGTTTTGCAGTATTGGATACAGTAGCCAATATTCTCGGAAAGTATCCAAACTACAGTTTGCAGGTCCTAGGTCACGCAGATGCGATGGGAAGCGACAGCAAAAATATGGTTCTTTCCGTCAAGCGTGCCTTCAAAGTGAAATACTACTTGGTATATGAAAAAGATATCAAGATGGCCCGAATCACCTCTGATGGTTACAGTTCTACCATCCCAGTTTCCGATAATGAGACAGAGGAAGGGCGAGCAATGAATCGGCGGGTAGAATTCAAGCTAGTTCCGCAAACGATGACAAGTGATCAATACGGCTTTGGATCCTGA
- a CDS encoding OmpA family protein produces MRIGNLSRLFLAIICTLPLLSHAQSPSYKLGISLGASYMAYKSHPGRTALEFRQFRPTVDVGVSKYLNGAFDFRVQGTFGPKVAFPQSLETAMDTWMADFNYQMVFKLNNGVIFRESAFLGPYAIFGVGGSFVEGHPDAYFPVGGGMRFKLGPRFQMRTEAIRKISMNQDYQSLAYAVAFVYNLETKEAELPEIEPGIIEEDSLIAEIMPKDRDHDGWVDHEDLCPDEPGVVELMGCPLDSAESILAAVEDPTLEESSFELAPGESSETLTQAEPFLEAEIDNGVDVKDEEFDSPDIQPIAEENHSVVEGISSEAIFSQNDETANGQMAGSPPPSLPNLPCDLPEVDRNSVLAPIYFATGSDQIPLDADDQFGQIASLMRSCSQTQLVLEGHADSDGGERRNMILSVMRAFRVKYKLVYEYGVPQNRIKSLGLGEQRPAAENASISGRLRNRRVEMRLVN; encoded by the coding sequence TTCCTACAAGCTAGGAATTAGTTTGGGAGCCTCTTATATGGCTTATAAATCCCATCCTGGTAGAACAGCACTCGAATTCCGACAATTCCGACCCACCGTTGATGTTGGGGTTTCCAAATACCTAAATGGGGCATTCGATTTTCGGGTCCAAGGTACTTTTGGTCCCAAAGTCGCCTTTCCTCAAAGCCTAGAAACTGCCATGGATACATGGATGGCAGATTTCAATTATCAAATGGTCTTCAAACTCAACAATGGAGTGATCTTCCGAGAAAGTGCATTCTTGGGTCCCTACGCCATTTTTGGAGTGGGAGGAAGCTTTGTGGAGGGACATCCAGATGCTTATTTCCCAGTCGGAGGGGGAATGAGGTTCAAACTCGGGCCTCGATTCCAAATGAGAACAGAAGCTATCCGGAAAATTTCGATGAATCAAGATTACCAAAGCTTGGCCTATGCCGTGGCTTTCGTTTACAACCTTGAAACCAAGGAAGCGGAACTTCCAGAAATTGAACCGGGAATCATCGAAGAAGACAGCCTGATTGCGGAGATCATGCCCAAGGATCGGGATCATGATGGCTGGGTAGACCATGAAGACCTTTGTCCTGACGAGCCAGGAGTAGTGGAATTAATGGGTTGTCCTTTGGATTCAGCCGAGTCGATCCTGGCAGCAGTTGAAGATCCAACCTTGGAGGAAAGCTCCTTCGAACTGGCTCCTGGAGAATCTTCGGAAACGTTGACCCAAGCAGAGCCTTTTTTAGAAGCAGAAATAGACAATGGAGTGGATGTCAAAGATGAAGAATTTGATTCTCCTGACATACAGCCAATCGCTGAGGAAAACCATTCCGTTGTTGAGGGGATATCATCTGAAGCGATCTTCTCGCAAAATGATGAGACGGCAAATGGGCAAATGGCAGGAAGTCCACCTCCCTCCCTTCCCAATCTGCCATGCGATCTCCCAGAAGTAGACAGAAATTCGGTCTTAGCCCCCATCTACTTTGCTACAGGAAGCGACCAGATTCCGCTAGACGCAGATGATCAATTTGGGCAAATTGCCAGTTTGATGCGATCCTGCTCACAAACTCAGCTGGTCCTCGAAGGACATGCGGATTCGGATGGCGGAGAACGAAGAAACATGATCCTTTCGGTCATGCGAGCCTTCCGGGTCAAGTACAAATTGGTCTATGAGTATGGAGTTCCCCAGAACCGGATCAAGTCACTAGGCCTTGGAGAGCAACGTCCTGCGGCAGAAAACGCCTCGATTTCTGGACGATTGAGAAACAGAAGAGTGGAAATGCGACTCGTCAATTGA